Part of the Bacteriovorax stolpii genome, TCTGATCTTGTCAATTTTATCGTAGTTGATTTCCGGGAAGATAATTTGCTCTTTTAATCCAAGAGTGTAGTTACCTTTTCCATCAAACCCTTTATTCGATACACCTCTAAAGTCTCTTACGCGTGGTAGAGAGATTGAGATTAATCTATCAAGGAATTCATACATTTTTTCACCACGAAGAGTAACTGAAGCACCTAGAGGCATTCCTTCTCTTACTTTGAATGAAGCGATTGAAGTTTTAGCTCTTGCGATAACTGGTTTTTGACCCGTGATTGCTCCAAGGTCAGCAACGATAGTATCTACTACTTTAGAGTTAGATACTGCGTCTTTAGTAACACAGTTAACTACGATTTTTTCAATCTTTGGAATCATGTGTACGTTAGAATAGTTAAATTTCTTAACTAGCGATGGTACAACTTCTTTTTTATATACGTCTTTTAGTCTACTCATAAATTTTCCCTATTAAATTACAGCGCCACAAGCCTTAGAAACTCTAGATTTTTTGTTATCCTTACCAACAACAAACTTTACTTTAGTTGGTTTCTTTGTTTTTGGGCTGATCAAAGAAACGTTACTTGCATGAAGTGGAAGATTCTTCATAGCAAATCCGCCTTCAGGGTTTTGTTGACTTGGCTTCATCGATCTCTTTACTTCGTTCACGCCTTCAACAATAACCTTGTTAGTTTTTCTGTTAACAGAAAGAACTTTTCCAGTCTTGCCAGCGCTCTTACCAGTTGTTACGATTACTTCGTCATTTACTTTTAATTTTTTCATAAACTTCTCTTATTACCTTATTAACTAATTAAAGAACTTCTGGAGCTAGTGAACAAATCTTTGTGAAGTTCTTAGCTCTTAGCTCTCTCGCTACTGGCCCAAAGATACGAGTTCCAACAGGCTCATTAGCGTTATTGATGATTACAACTGAGTTAGTATCGAATTGGATATATGATCCATCTTCTCTTCTAACAGGGTAAACAGTTCTTACGATTACTGCTTTTTTTACGTCACCCTTTTTGATCTTCCCGCCAGTAACAGCTTGTTGAACTGCAACTACGACAACATCACCTAGTCCGGCAGATACTCTTTTAGAACCGCCTAGAACTTTAAAACATGTAACAATTTTTGCCCCAGAGTTATCAGCAACATCTAGGTTTGTTTGCATTTGGATCATATACTTATCCCTTAGTTAACTTTAAATAATTCCCATTTCTTTAATTTAGAATATGGACGTGATTCAATAATAGTAACAGTGTCACCAACGTTCGCTTTGTTAGCTTCGTCATGAGCATGATACTTCTTGCTTGAGCTTACGAATTTTGAGTAAACATTGTCTTTGAATCTTCTTGTAACTTTAACAACGATAGTTTTATCGTTTTTGCTGCTTACAACAGTTCCATCAAGTGTCTTTTTGAATTTTTTTACTTCTGTAGTCATTGTCAATCCTATTTGCTTAACTGCTTGCTAAATGTCAAAAGTCTTGCAACGTCCTTCTTAATCAGTTGCTTTCTGTGTGGCTTTTCAGCTCCTGACACAGATGCTTGAATTTTAAGAGTTAGAAGCTCTTTTTTTAGTTCAAAAAGTTTCTTTTGAACGTCTTTTGCGCTTAGTTTTTTTACGTCATCAAGTGTGATCATATTTTGTATCCAAAAATTAATTTAATCGGCTTGCGCCTTATTGCATCTTTTTCTTATTAAGACAAGGCTTCTTTCGCAGCCACTACTTCTTTTTTAACAACTTTTGTTTTAATTGGTAGTTTATACATAGCTAGCTTTAGTGCTGCTAAGCTAGTTTCTGCATCTAGGCCACCAACTTCAAAAAGGATTCTTCCTGGTCTGATAACTGCTACCCAAGTTTCTGGAGAACCTTTACCCCCACCCATACGTACTTCCGCAGGCTTTCTTGTTAAAGACTTGTCTGGGAATACCTTAATCCACATGTTTCCACCGCGTTTCATTTTTCTTGAGATCGCGATACGAGCTGCTTCAATTTGTCTGTTTGTAATATATCCACATCCAGTAGCCTGAAGACCGTACTCACCGAAAACCAGTGTATTACCACGGTTTGCAGCTCCGGCCATTCTACCTTTCTGTTGTTTTCTAAATCTAACTCTTTTAGGACTTAACATGAGAAACCTCTACCTTATTTAAAAATCTATAAATCCTATTTATAGATCTCGCCCTTATAAACCCAAACTTTTACACCAATGATTCCATAAGTTGTACTAGCTTCAGCTGTGTTGTAATCAATATCTGCTCTTAAAGTATGAAGAGGAACTTTTCTTTCAGCGTACCCTTCAGTTCTTGCCATTTCAGCACCACCAAGACGGCCAGCAGTTCTTACTTTGATCCCTTTAACACCTGCTCTGAAAGCAGATTGCATCACTTTTTTCATTGCTCTTCTGAAAGCAACGCGCTTTTCAAGCTGTTGAGCGATGTTTTCAGCGATAAGTTTCGCGTCTGCATCTGGTCTCTTAACTTCAGCGATGTTGAAAATTAAAGTTCCAGTAGTCATCTTTTTAAGATCGTTTCTGATCTTTTCGATTCCTGTACCTTTCTTACCAATAGCAATTCCTGGCTTAGCAGTATTTACTGTTACTTTTACTTGGTCAGATGTTCTAGAGATATCGATGCTTGCTACAGCAGCAGCTTTCATAGTTTTTTCGATATAAGCTCTCATCTTGATATCTTCATGAAGAAGCTCAGCATATCTATCTTTTGCATACCAGCTTGAGTGCCAACCTTTGATATACCCTAGTCTAAAACCGTAAGGATGTACTTTTTGTCCCATTTATTTCCTACCTATGCTTCTTTTAAAACCACAGTTACGTGGCTTGATCTTTTTCTGATTTTGTAAGCGCGACCTTGTGCTCTTGGCATAATTCTCTTCTGCATAGCACCTTCGTCAGCGAAGATTGTCCCAACAACAAGATTATCAAGATCGTATTTATTTGCTTCGTTAGCAATCGCTAGTCCACTGTTGATTAACTTAGTAAGAGCGATAGCAATTTCTTTCTTCTCACAAAATCTTAGGATTTTGATTGCGTCTGAAGCTTTCTTGTTTCTTACTAGGTCGCAAACCTGTCTAACTTTTCTTGGTGCGATTCCTACGTTACTTAACTTTACTTTAATGGCCATAAGCCCCTCTCTCTAATTAATTTTATTTCTTAACTACTTTTTTATCAGCGCCGTGACCGTGGAAAGTTCTAGTAATAGAAAATTCTCCAAGCTTATGGCCAATCATGTTGTCTGTTACGTAAACAGGAATGAATTTCTTCCCGTTGTGTACAGCAAATGTGATCCCGATAAATTCAGGCAATACTGTTGAACGACGTGACCATGTCTTAATAACTTTACTTGCTTTGTTAGCATCGTTAGCGATGGCAATAACTTTTTTAAGTAAATGTGTATCAACGAAAGGTCCCTTCTTTAATGAACGAGCCATATATTCTCCCTAATTACTTTCTTCTCTTAACGATAAATTTATCAGTTCTCTTATTCTTACGAGTCTTGTATCCACGAGTAGGTAATCCCCATGGAGTCACAGGGTGACGTCCACCAGATGTTCTACCTTCTCCCCCTCCCAATGGGTGGTCGACAGGGTTCATAGAAACACCACGTACAGTTGGTCTGATACCAAGTTTTCTTGTGATACCAGCTTTACCGCGGTTAACTTTTTCATGGTCAAGGTTACCAACTTGTCCGATTGTAGCGCGACAGTTAGCTTTTACTTTTCTTAACTCGCCAGATGGCATTCTTAGAAGAACTGAATCTTCTTCTTTCGCCATAACTTGAACGTAAGAACCAGCTGAACGTGCGATTTGTCCGCCTGCTCCTGGGCTCAGCTCAACGTTGTGAACTAAAGTACCGATTGGCATTTCGCTTAGAAGCTTAGCATTTCCAACTTTGATGTCGGCGCCAGAAGAAGACACAACAGTGTCACCAACGTTTAGTCCAAGTGGTGCAAGGATAAAAGTTGTAGCTCCATCAGCATAAACGATTAAAGCGATGTTACATGTACGGTTTGGATCGTACGCGATAGCTTTAACAGTTGCAGGAACGTCGATTTTATTTCTTTTGAAATCGATGATTCTGTATTTTTGTTTTACACCGCCACCATGGTGACGAGTTGTAATACGGCCGGCATTATTTCTACCTGCTTTTGATTTTTTTGGAGCAAGAAGGTTATTTGGAACAACAACGTCTTTTGTAAGATCCTTGCTGTTCATTACTTGCTTTTTTCTAAGTGTCGGTGTGACCGGCTTAAATTTTGTAATTCCCATAAATATTCCTTAACAATCCTTTAAAATTAGATTCCTTTAAAAAACTCAATCTTCTGACCTTCTGCTAATTGCACAAGGGCCTTCTTGTAAGAAGATGTCTTCTTATAAGCTTTTGCAGTTCTTTTTGTTTTGCCTGGGATAACAGCAGTTCTGATTGCCACTACCTTCACATCATAAAAAGCTTCTACAGCATTCTTGATTTGGTTTTTATTTGCTTTAAGGTTTACAACGAATCCGTAGCGATTGTTCGCTTCAGAATCAGCTGAAATCTTTTCTGTGATAAGAGGTTTTACGATTACGTCATTAATTGCAGCCATGATTACACCAACTTGTTAGCTAGCTTTTCGAAAGCTTGCTTTTCAATAATTAAATTTTCATATTTAACTGCTTCGTAAACACTTAGGTTATCTACACCAAGGCCTTTAGCAGTTTTAAGGTTATTTGTAGCTCTGATTGCTAGGCTGTTTGAGTCTGTAGTTACTACTAAAGCGTTTAGTAGGTTTTTAGACCCTAGAAGCTTAGCCATCTCTTTCGTCTTACCTGTTGAAGTAAGAGCGTCTACGATGATTAGCTTTCCGGCCAATTGCTTATCTACGATTACTGATCTTAGAGCACCGATCATAACTTTTTTGTTTACTTTTTGCTCATATGATCTTGGTACTGGTCCAAAAACTGTCCCCCCACCAGGCATTAGAGGTGAACGAGTAGACCCTTGACGAGCGTTACCTGTACCTTTTTGCTTGAATGGCTTCTTACCACCACCAGATACTTCAGACTTTACCTTTGTCTTAGCTGTACCTTGTCTTCTACCTGCTAGGATAGCTTTAACAACTTGGTGAACAACTGGAACATTGATAGCATCTGGAGTGAACTCAAGGTTGACCTTGATTTTTTCTTTGCTTTCAAATTTATTGTTTAATACGTTTAATTCTGTCATTTTAGACCTCTACCTAATTACGCTTTTTTAAGAGCTTTAGAGATTTTAATAAATCCTTCTTTACCACCTGGAACTGAACCCTTTAGTAGTAAGTAACCTTTTGCTGGATTTACTTCGACAACTACAATGTTTTGTACTGTCTTTGTATCTGTCCCCATGTGTCCTGGCATTTTTTTACCACGGAATACACGTCCTGGAGTTGCTCTGTTACCGATAGATCCCACTCTTCTGTGGAAGTGAGAACCGTGAGATGCAGGTCCACCACGGAAGTTATAACGTTTCATAACTCCGGCAAAACCTTTACCTTTAGATTCACCTGTAACGTCTACATATGAACCAGCTGCGAAAGCAGTTGTTTCGATTTCTTTACCAAGGTTAGCTGCATCTACTGCATCTGCCTTAATTTCAGAAAAACGTGTAACGTTTTGAGAAACACCAGCTTTCGCTAGGATTCCTTTATTAGGCTTGTTAAGAAGTGCTTCACGTTTTTCACCGTAACCGATTTGGTAAGCAGTGTAACCGTCTTTATCAGCAGTTTTAACTTGTGTGATTAGGTTAGGGATAAGTTTGATAACTGTAACTGGAATGTGGTTCCCGTTTTCATCGAAAACTCTAGTCATTCCTGCTTTAACGCCATAAAAAGCGTCTAAAGCGATCTTTGCGTCAGACATTTTTTCCTCCACAGCATCACCCTAGTCTAAGGGATGCGTTCATGGTTTTTATTAATTGTTAGTTCAAAAAAGTTTTATTGTTTTACTAGTACTTGATCTCTACGTCAACCCCAGAAGACAGGTCCAACTTCATTAGTTGGTCGATTGTCTGTTGAGTTGGCTCGATGATGTCCACTAGACGCTTATGAGTTCT contains:
- the rpsS gene encoding 30S ribosomal protein S19; translation: MARSLKKGPFVDTHLLKKVIAIANDANKASKVIKTWSRRSTVLPEFIGITFAVHNGKKFIPVYVTDNMIGHKLGEFSITRTFHGHGADKKVVKK
- the rplX gene encoding 50S ribosomal protein L24 — translated: MKKLKVNDEVIVTTGKSAGKTGKVLSVNRKTNKVIVEGVNEVKRSMKPSQQNPEGGFAMKNLPLHASNVSLISPKTKKPTKVKFVVGKDNKKSRVSKACGAVI
- the rplD gene encoding 50S ribosomal protein L4 yields the protein MTELNVLNNKFESKEKIKVNLEFTPDAINVPVVHQVVKAILAGRRQGTAKTKVKSEVSGGGKKPFKQKGTGNARQGSTRSPLMPGGGTVFGPVPRSYEQKVNKKVMIGALRSVIVDKQLAGKLIIVDALTSTGKTKEMAKLLGSKNLLNALVVTTDSNSLAIRATNNLKTAKGLGVDNLSVYEAVKYENLIIEKQAFEKLANKLV
- the rpsC gene encoding 30S ribosomal protein S3 yields the protein MGQKVHPYGFRLGYIKGWHSSWYAKDRYAELLHEDIKMRAYIEKTMKAAAVASIDISRTSDQVKVTVNTAKPGIAIGKKGTGIEKIRNDLKKMTTGTLIFNIAEVKRPDADAKLIAENIAQQLEKRVAFRRAMKKVMQSAFRAGVKGIKVRTAGRLGGAEMARTEGYAERKVPLHTLRADIDYNTAEASTTYGIIGVKVWVYKGEIYK
- the rplV gene encoding 50S ribosomal protein L22, whose translation is MAIKVKLSNVGIAPRKVRQVCDLVRNKKASDAIKILRFCEKKEIAIALTKLINSGLAIANEANKYDLDNLVVGTIFADEGAMQKRIMPRAQGRAYKIRKRSSHVTVVLKEA
- the rplC gene encoding 50S ribosomal protein L3 translates to MSDAKIALDAFYGVKAGMTRVFDENGNHIPVTVIKLIPNLITQVKTADKDGYTAYQIGYGEKREALLNKPNKGILAKAGVSQNVTRFSEIKADAVDAANLGKEIETTAFAAGSYVDVTGESKGKGFAGVMKRYNFRGGPASHGSHFHRRVGSIGNRATPGRVFRGKKMPGHMGTDTKTVQNIVVVEVNPAKGYLLLKGSVPGGKEGFIKISKALKKA
- the rpsQ gene encoding 30S ribosomal protein S17 is translated as MTTEVKKFKKTLDGTVVSSKNDKTIVVKVTRRFKDNVYSKFVSSSKKYHAHDEANKANVGDTVTIIESRPYSKLKKWELFKVN
- the rplB gene encoding 50S ribosomal protein L2; this translates as MGITKFKPVTPTLRKKQVMNSKDLTKDVVVPNNLLAPKKSKAGRNNAGRITTRHHGGGVKQKYRIIDFKRNKIDVPATVKAIAYDPNRTCNIALIVYADGATTFILAPLGLNVGDTVVSSSGADIKVGNAKLLSEMPIGTLVHNVELSPGAGGQIARSAGSYVQVMAKEEDSVLLRMPSGELRKVKANCRATIGQVGNLDHEKVNRGKAGITRKLGIRPTVRGVSMNPVDHPLGGGEGRTSGGRHPVTPWGLPTRGYKTRKNKRTDKFIVKRRK
- the rplE gene encoding 50S ribosomal protein L5 — protein: MSRLKDVYKKEVVPSLVKKFNYSNVHMIPKIEKIVVNCVTKDAVSNSKVVDTIVADLGAITGQKPVIARAKTSIASFKVREGMPLGASVTLRGEKMYEFLDRLISISLPRVRDFRGVSNKGFDGKGNYTLGLKEQIIFPEINYDKIDKIRGLGISIVTSAKTNEEGRELLTLIGMPFRK
- the rpmC gene encoding 50S ribosomal protein L29, which translates into the protein MITLDDVKKLSAKDVQKKLFELKKELLTLKIQASVSGAEKPHRKQLIKKDVARLLTFSKQLSK
- the rplW gene encoding 50S ribosomal protein L23 gives rise to the protein MAAINDVIVKPLITEKISADSEANNRYGFVVNLKANKNQIKNAVEAFYDVKVVAIRTAVIPGKTKRTAKAYKKTSSYKKALVQLAEGQKIEFFKGI
- the rplP gene encoding 50S ribosomal protein L16 yields the protein MLSPKRVRFRKQQKGRMAGAANRGNTLVFGEYGLQATGCGYITNRQIEAARIAISRKMKRGGNMWIKVFPDKSLTRKPAEVRMGGGKGSPETWVAVIRPGRILFEVGGLDAETSLAALKLAMYKLPIKTKVVKKEVVAAKEALS
- the rplN gene encoding 50S ribosomal protein L14, with the protein product MIQMQTNLDVADNSGAKIVTCFKVLGGSKRVSAGLGDVVVVAVQQAVTGGKIKKGDVKKAVIVRTVYPVRREDGSYIQFDTNSVVIINNANEPVGTRIFGPVARELRAKNFTKICSLAPEVL